From Clostridiales bacterium, one genomic window encodes:
- a CDS encoding helix-turn-helix transcriptional regulator, with translation MDERPKTLTLKAIRINLGWSLEKASVLLGVSPATLSNYERGDTYPNAQTIKRIEEVYKISSQWINFLPNNVVLNDNVKEVQ, from the coding sequence TTGGACGAGAGACCTAAAACACTAACATTAAAAGCGATACGCATAAACTTAGGTTGGTCGTTAGAAAAAGCGTCAGTACTTTTGGGAGTTAGCCCAGCTACGTTGTCAAACTATGAGCGAGGCGACACTTACCCAAACGCACAAACGATAAAACGAATTGAAGAGGTATACAAAATATCCAGTCAATGGATAAATTTTTTACCAAACAATGTAGTTTTAAACGACAATGTTAAGGAGGTGCAATAA
- a CDS encoding VRR-NUC domain-containing protein, which translates to MREKNIENKIKAYLKSKGAYYVKYFGNSYSQVGVPDILACYKGRFIGIEVKNEKGKTSPLQDINLQQIKDAGGISLVARSVEDVKKELDNII; encoded by the coding sequence TTGCGAGAAAAAAATATTGAAAATAAAATCAAAGCTTATTTAAAAAGTAAAGGAGCGTACTATGTTAAGTATTTTGGTAACTCTTATAGTCAAGTAGGCGTACCGGACATCTTAGCTTGTTACAAAGGTAGATTCATAGGTATAGAGGTCAAAAACGAAAAAGGTAAAACATCTCCACTACAAGATATTAACTTACAGCAAATAAAAGACGCTGGAGGTATAAGTTTAGTAGCTAGGAGTGTTGAGGACGTGAAAAAAGAACTTGATAACATTATATAA
- a CDS encoding YqaJ viral recombinase family protein, translating to MSNPNVTIDRQKYVGGSDLPSILGLNSKYGTSVFEFAKQKAGIIPNPFKGNQFTKYGQVMEPVIRDYINSKYQCNYLEDTIINEDKGYRGNTDGIDKNAEIPILEVKTFGEELDVEYYTPQCQFYMETFNCDAVRLVGYKRPTDFYTGMDYELENDDSYFNYEFDDNRLVEHIIKRDPVLWSKIDERITAFKKAVEKLKDNPNMTEEEFNTYFYGDDLVVLSNKVAILEKSLATYKDMEKEYKDLKEELYKVFEDKGLISVDFGTTKITKVSPTSYDTVGIDTKKLLEEEPNIYEKYKTVKTTNRKGYILITIKESDK from the coding sequence ATGAGTAACCCCAATGTAACTATTGATAGACAAAAGTATGTTGGAGGTAGTGACTTACCAAGTATCTTAGGACTTAATAGTAAATATGGTACAAGCGTGTTTGAGTTTGCTAAACAAAAAGCGGGAATCATACCAAACCCATTTAAAGGTAATCAATTTACTAAATATGGTCAAGTTATGGAGCCAGTTATTAGAGATTATATTAACTCAAAATATCAATGTAACTACTTAGAGGATACTATTATAAATGAGGATAAAGGTTATAGAGGAAATACTGACGGTATAGATAAAAACGCCGAGATACCAATACTTGAGGTTAAAACTTTTGGCGAAGAGCTAGACGTTGAGTATTATACCCCACAATGTCAATTTTATATGGAAACGTTTAATTGTGACGCTGTAAGACTTGTAGGATATAAAAGACCAACTGACTTTTATACTGGTATGGACTATGAGTTAGAAAATGACGACAGTTACTTTAATTATGAGTTTGACGATAATAGACTGGTTGAACACATAATCAAAAGAGACCCAGTACTTTGGTCTAAAATAGACGAACGTATAACAGCTTTTAAAAAGGCTGTGGAAAAATTAAAAGACAACCCAAATATGACTGAGGAGGAGTTTAATACATATTTTTACGGCGACGACTTAGTTGTATTAAGTAATAAAGTAGCTATATTAGAAAAGTCACTTGCTACGTATAAAGATATGGAAAAAGAATACAAAGACCTTAAAGAAGAGCTTTACAAGGTGTTTGAGGATAAAGGCTTAATTAGTGTAGACTTTGGTACTACTAAAATAACTAAAGTATCGCCTACTAGTTACGATACTGTGGGTATTGATACTAAAAAATTATTAGAGGAGGAGCCTAACATATACGAAAAATATAAAACAGTAAAAACTACCAATAGAAAAGGTTATATATTAATAACAATAAAGGAGAGTGATAAATAA